aCATGTTTTatacctccattttatttattcatttttatgtggtgctgaagattgaacccagtgtcttgcacatgttaggcaagtgctctaccactgagctacaccgccAGCCTATCATCAGTATTTTTAATGAATCTTTGGTAGCAGGGAAGTTTGTTTCGGCTTGTCTGAAAATGTCCTTTTTTCAacttcatttgtattttgatggatataaaattctAGGTTAACAACTATTTCAACACATCCTAAATATCATcacctcattttctttctctaaaaattttgtttagcccatcaaaaaattcttagttcTTATTGCTCTAATCTCCATTTCAGTTGTTTCTGGTCTGATCTTTGTTACTTCCTTCTTTCTGCTACCTTTGGCTTTAATGAAGGCAAGATGGTTGCAACTTAGAGCCTATTAACTCAGGGAAAGTACCTGTTGATTCATCCTTTTAAATCCACTTCCCACACTTTTGTATGGCCATGGTAACACCTAGGGATCTTCTTTAGCATATTGTCCTCTGTGACtgtccatggctctgggccctcttcctttccctcctcagaGCTTACTCAACACTTCATGACACTACAAATGTTCTTCTGCAGGAACAAATAATATACCCACCAGGGCTTTGCTTTAAGTGCCTGCTCAAGCTGAATTTCTTGTTATTTAGTCTCTCTAATAAGCAAGAATTGTGTTGCCACTGTGAAGCAAAAGGTCAGTTCATTCAAATCATTTTCAATGACAGCAATTCATTCTGTAAATTTCCATGTACATTGACAGTAGTCTTATTCATACAGAAAGGAATATCTGATGGACAAGGTCTctccttctttgttcttttcttaagGCTATTTAATAATttgtcctcctcttctccctcgaTCTGCTCTACTTTTGCCAGGCAAGCATCTTTTCTAAGTTTGGTGTCTCTcaactgtagtcccagctatttgggaggctgaggcaggaggatcacttgagctcagaaGTTTGAGAACAACCTGAGCAACATAGTTAGAtcccaactcaaaaaaaaaaaaaaaaaaaaagacaacaaagaagCACACAGAAAATAGGCCCCCAAAAGCCACCACCATATAAAGACCATGTTCCCACTCCCCACCCAGccaccttccctctctgtgcTGGACTGCCTGGTACTAGGGAAGCTCAGGGAAGGATGGAGGCAGCATAGTGATTAGGCCAATAGGCTTGAGAGTCTTGGGGAATGGAGTTCCTCTTCAGGGAAACACCTCCTAATCCTAGCTTGCCAGGCCagtctctgattttattattttaatagtgtTTTATTATTACAGAAGCATATGTAGTGCTAAATATAGGTGAATAGCATCAGCATGAAGCAATGAGGGCTCACTTCAGATAGAAAGCAAGGGGGATGAGTATATGTAATGAAGAGGGGATCTCCTCTAGGACCTGTATTATCTGACTGATGTTTGTGTCTACCACCTCATCTTCCCTCCATATACCATACCTTGGATTCTTCACTATACTCAAGTCATGTTTGCCCCATTTTGTTTCGGCTGAACTCCTCAAAGAGGATTTCTCTGAGCACCACAGCTAAAGTACCCCCAGTCACTCTTTACCATATTATTCTATTCTATCTTCTGAATAGCACCATTGAAATTCCCTTATTTGTCTACTGATTTATTATCTCTTGCTCTCCCCAAGAGAGTGCAAGCTTCTACTATGCTTCACTCCAATGGCTACAATTGTACAGATACCATGTAACACTTCCTGACTGACCCTCATGTTTGTCTTCCAAATTTGTCTCTGCTTTCTCTACCTTGACCAGCCTCCTTCTGCTCCCCTAAAAATCAAGTCACACTATTTTACCCTCTGGATCTCATACCTTGGAAAACAATCCTGCTTACATCTTCAACTTCTTTACTACATGCTTcactttttcctccctcctctcttacACCTTTCATAAGAATGAGATTTCTTCTACAGCTTATGGGTTTGAGAGATGAAGATGACTTTCTTCCCCATTGCTGCTTCTTGTCCTTGACTCCTCTATTCCTCTTGTAAACCTCTCTTAAGAGTAAGAATttcatgacatttaaaaaaaattagttgtcaatgagatctttattttattaatatgtggtgctaagggtcaaacccagtgcttcacacatactaggcaagtgttctatcactgagccacaaccccagccccatgacatCTTCATTTGCCATTATCTATTCTCATTTATTCCTCAGCTTCATCTCTATGTTTTGCCACCTGGTTCTTAGGGTTCCTCTGTAAAGCAATCTCTGGTATCCCACTGCTACAAATTGGGGGTGCCTTTCTTACTATTTCAGCAGTTGTAAAGTCAAAGATCACAACAGCAGGACAATGGACTCATACCTGTTTCTTAGAACATGAGAAGATCTACTCATCCCATAGTCCCAGAGCCGCTCCACTGCAGCAATAAAATAATGTCGTGTTTTCTTTTGAAAGCTGCGGGGGCCCTGGTTTTCATCCTCACCATAAATGTCAAAATCTTCCCTCTTTGTTACAAATGAGATGGTATCATCATAGTCAATGTCTTCTTGCTCTAACTGAAGAGTAGGACCCGGCAGCTTGGATGGAGTCTTTTCAGAGCTTTCCATTGCCACTTTAACAAAGGGAACTTCTCCAGGTCTATTTGTTTTATTCCCTTTGATAGGTCTTGGTGTTTTCTGAAGAAGGATATTTTCCATGTCTTCAAGGTGGCCAGGAGAATCACGACTAGTTTCTCTAGTTAAAAGGTCTTTCTGATAAATGGGAAGTTTAAGAAGCAATTCAACTTTTCCAGATACTTTGGGCAAGACTGGTTTCAAGAGAACATTACTCTCATTATACATGACTGAGTTTGTGGCACTTGTCCTCATGGAGCCAACCTTTCTTTGATCTCTGATCATCTCCAAAGATAGGATGGATAAAGAAAGGTTATTTCTTTTTGCTCCTTGTAAGAAATGACTTCTTTCTTGGGCCCTAGAACTTTCTGTCCTAAAAGTATAACTGTAGGctagaaaatgagaagaattgTCTTGAGATGGGATCTTGGTCAAATCTGTAGGTATAATTGATGGAAATGGTGATATCTTTGTAATGGGCAATGTAGAGCTATTCATCTGAGTGATGTCATGGTTCATCACAGGAAAATCTGATAAGGGAGACTGAATAATGGTTTTCTCCTGCTTTTTATTGTAGTCTATGTGCgtcaaatatttcatgtttttggaTGACTGGGATGAGCTGTCATTTGCAATTAGACCCTTTTCAAGTTCCGTTTCTTCTAGTGGGAGTCTGAATTCCTTTGACGTTTGCTTACCATGTTGAACAATAACATTCTTCTGGCATGGATTAAGAGACATCCTTGTGGTGCTTATGTATTTCTCCATTATTTGCTTGGTTTGATTCACCAAGCCTTTCAAGtttgtttcctcttcctccttactTTTTGATAAATGGGCCATGTGAATCTCTGTTCTATTTGTTGAATCATTTACTGACCTGGCGTCCTGAAGTACTGGTATATATGTCCCCTCATCTAAACTTACATTCTGCCTAGTACTCAGTAAGAAAAGGTTCTTTAGGAAATTCTTATTGCCAGTCATTGTATACCCCTGAGGCAAAACTACATTCTCTTGAATTAATGCTTCGttcttttctatatcttcctgaaattttttttcttgattgtgTGTATCATTTTCTTGTACATGTGTCAAGTTAGTAAGAAATATGGTCCTGTTTCTTGGAAAAATCATCTCTTTGAGTTCTGTGTCCTTTGTAAATTCATCTTCTGTTAttactactttatttttctctgacaAGAAATTTTGATCTTTTACAGACTTTTTTGATGCTAAGGATATTAATTGCTTCAGTCCAGAATTCAAGAAGTTCTTTGCATGGGTCTTTTGCTGCCAATTTGCTGACTCTGGCAAGAATGGCATCCTAAAGAATGACATATCTGGATTTTCTGAATCTTGTAGCACAGGCCCCACCCTTTTTTGGTAACCTATTTCCATATTCTTTAATGGAGTAGTTTTATTTGACACATAATTTAGCCTCAAAGCTGGATTATTTTTGTGCATTATTAGCATTTTGTCTTGGATCAAAGATGTCACTTCTCGAAGACCAGTATTGCTTTCTAATACAGTGTCTTGCCAGGCAGATGTACTATTCTCAATTAAGAACGTTGGGCTGTCAGGGTAATTTCTTCCATTCAATATTGAATTATTAGATGTCTTGTTTGCTTCtatcaaagaaatattaaatttaaataaagcattaTCTTTGGTCAACGAAGAAGCATTATCTTTGGTCAACAAAGAAGGTgtgtgaattattttctttttaagtaatcCTTTACTCTTCATTAATGATACATTTTTTCCCAGTGAGTTTTCTTTACTATTCATTAAATCTGCTTCCAACAACTTGGAATCATTTCTTTCACTCAAGCTCAGAGATACACCAGACCCAGTAATGGGAGATGACTTTGTACCAAATAAAATGTAACTTAACTGACTACTAAAGTAAACTGGCATATTTGGGGTTCCTAAGGAATTCGTCTTTTCAGGACCTGCTGCCAAATTTTCTGATAGATTATTTGGAGAACCCAAAACTTTTGAATTAAATTTCTTCAAATCTACTGCTACAGTTGTTCCCAAATTCTCATTTGATCCTGATTGGAGACCTGGATCAGGAGTAAATACTATGTCTTCATCATGGTGGAGCTCAGGCCTGAGGTGTACCACTTCAGATAGACCTTCATTACTGTCGGTTGCTCCAGGTGAATAATCATCAGGAATAGTCTCATATGTGGCTTTTTGAAGATCAGATAAGGATAACCCACGTGGAGTAGGACTTTGTCCCAAGAGCATCAAAAAATCACTGGAGACACTTTGTACTTTGATGATCCCTGTTCTCTCTTCTTCAAACTGAGGGTCAATCTTCTTTATGTCATTTTCTTGTATTGAGATAGCTTTGAATTGCTTCCTAGGGCTCAGATGCCTTAAATTTGGGGAGAAGCTTCTCGGTTGAATAACATTGTTTTCACTAATCAGATATGTTGGAATATCTTCATATGTGTTCTCATAATAATCACCAATGTTCCTGTCACAACTAGAAACCTTCAGTAAGGCTGTCATGCCTCTGTTTCGAAAGTCTGAGTTGTGGCATCCCAGAACCCACAGACCTAGAGATGAGAAAGAATAAGACTCTGGTTACTCAGAATCCAGGTTTGAAGTAAATTCTGTATTAAGAGGTTCTCTTCCATttttagataaatgaaaaaatattggtCAAGACCATTATATCACAAGTCATTGGGTTAAATTCTTGACACATGTAACAATCCAATGATGGTAGTAAAAGTAGATTTTGCATTGCTGCTATTGTGCCATACCTGTTTGTGACACAAAGggctataaataaaaaatggaataaaatggagaaatgtaATTAATACAAACAATAATGAAGACTATTAATAGTCACACAAAACTCTCTGATGCTGACAGTGAGTTGAGGAAGGGTTTTATATAGGTTAAATGTTATTGTCATATTACAACAGTTTCTAGAGTCAGACTTCTTGGGTTCAACTCCTAGCTCTAAAATTTACCAGTTGTATAACTTTGAGCAATGCACTTAAGCTATCTGAGCTccagttttaaaatttgcaaatgaGGATAATGGTATCTATCCTATCATTCTATGCATTAAAATCACATATAATGCaatatgctatagtttggatgcaGTTTtcccccaaaggcctatgtgttaGAAGCTTAGGAAGTCATAGTATTGGAAAATGGttgaacctttaagaggtgaggcttAATGGAAGATCCTTAGGCCACTAAGGGTATGTTCTATAAAAGACTAAGGAAATTCTATGTTATCTCTTGGCAGTTCTCAGGAGAAGGCTGCTTTTATGCCTGAGCTTGGCAAGTGAGGTAATCACAGCTATTGTTGAAAGGAGAATATAAATAACTAACCTGGGTTTTCCATCGACATGAAGACAGTTTCTCCTGAGAATGGGAATAGAGTAAGTGTGTCTTCATAAACCATTTTGTGTTTGAAGGTATATCCAGAGAAGAAGACAGATAAGAAGTTGGTCTGTGCTCCAACACTTAGAATGTACCAATATGCCACCTCATGCAAACAAACTGACAACTGCAAGCTATCAAAAACATAGCCATTGATACCTGCAAAGCAATGGGGAATGAGAGGTTTAGAAGTATTCTGGATTTCTTATTTTGGATTGTGTCTTCTCAGGGATTTTCCTCTATGCATGTACATCCCTGGTATATATCTATATGTCCAAATCTCCTCTTCTTACAAGATTGCCAATGAGATTAGATTAGGGCCCActctaataatttaaatttaacttaataATCTTTAAAGATATTATCTCCAAATTCAGTCACATGTGAAGTACCAAGGTTAGGATTTAACAAATGAGGCTCAACTCAAAGCTAAAGGGCTAAAACTTGGAGACAAGGGGTATAGCATTAGATGACAGAAGTCACATACTGGAAGGAGAGTGTAACCCACTATATAAAATTTCAGGGTTCTCAGATAATGTCTATGTCCATTTTGTTCAGGATTTTTAGTCACATTTAGTGGAATAGATACAGTGACATGTGCTTATTCCATCTTAACCagaactgaaatttcaaaaggcatatatttttaattttaatggataCAACTACATTTGTTTCAAAAAGACTGTACCAGTGATCCACTAGAATACCTGTTTACCCATACAACCACTGGTAATAATGGTCTTGTAGTTTTGCCAGTCTGATAGTTATAAAGTACTATTTCTTTGGCATTCTATCTTGCCTTTCCCTAATGATAGAGAGATTTAAATTTCATCATGCTTTTGACCAtttaatttgtgtgtatatataaacagtacacatatgtatatatgcggCAGGCTGAGTTGTGTCCTTTCCAATTCAGATGTTTAGTCCtaaacccagtacctcagaatgtgactgtatttggaaataggtcTTTAAATAGGCAGTTAGTTAAAATAAGATCATTAGAATGAGCCTTAATCACCTTATATGAAGAGATTAGGATACACACAGGTAGAGGGGGAAGATCACATGAGGATACAGAGAGAAGATGCtacaaggaaaggagagaggctaaagaagaaaccaaacctgCCAACACTTTGATCTCAGACTTTCAACCTCCAGAAGTGTAACACAATACATCTCTGTAATAATTATTATAGCAGTCCTAGAATATGAATATAATGATATAGTATATGAGAGTATTGTTATGGAGAAAATGTGTCTTTAAATTAGTGACCTAGGTATGGAAGGGTTGATGGAAAGGTATTAATATAGAAggagataaaataaaactaaatgggAGAGGGCAGCCAAGTAAACATTGAAAGGAAAACTGGTGACTAGGTTTTTGAAATATGTGTtatatgattacatttttttaaatgtgtctctTACATGGCATTTAAATGCATTCATTATCTGGACATCAGTTTGGTGGCATCATCAATTTCCCTTTATCCCACTGGACTGAAGTGATGTTTTTACTCACTGTGCATGACATTGGAGGCTTGGAATTCTGGATCCTGGAGCTGTACTTCTACTGCATTGGGGAGAAAGCGCTGCATATTCTCTGTGAGGTACCAGCTTTGGTTCTCATCAAATACAGAAAACAGGATGACATTTCTTTTATCTGACATCATCTGTTAATTACATGTattgaaagggagaaagaaatgctGCTGATACTGTAAGGCAGGCACTAGAAATCTATGATGGAAgcaatgacatatatatatatatatatatttggttcaATTATATTTCCTCTTAGGGTCACTGTTATGGCGTGTACCAGGACCTGGGAATGGGGATGGGTGTTACAAGCAGTGAATATATGTTTAGGCAAGAGGGTGACTGGATCCACTAGACTTAGTTTTTCTGGCTTTAAGGCCATATGCTGGCTGATTTTTTTGGTATAGTCTGTAGTTTCATTCTCTCCACGTTCTGATTAGAGGATTTAACTCTTTAAACATGCATTTAGCAACTACTTTCCACAAGGCTACCAAtctataaaaaagtaaaaatagaaaaacagaataagataAGGTGAACTACAAGAACAACAAACAACACCAATATCTAAGTTTTctatttaaacaaatcaatttttcAGAACAACTTATATAATGAACCAAATTTATAAGTTAGTCCACTTGCTAATTGAGtcttgttatagtttggatctggaatgtcccccaaaggctcatgtgctgAAGGTTTGGTCTCCAATACAGCAGTGTTCTGAGGTAGAGCTTTTGGGAAGTGACTGAATTATGAGGGCTCTGACCCCATCAATGCATTactccatttgatggattaataatttcaaTGGATTACAGGAGATGATGGAAGTGGCAGTAGATGGAATCTACTTGTAAGAAGTAGGTCTGGAGGCATGACCTAGAAAAGTATATCTTGTCCCCGGGTGGTCTCTTTCTTgtgcacattctctctctctctctctctctctctctctctctctctctctccccccttcttGACTTCCATGActtgagcagctttgctctgctaCAATCTACCCACTGTGACATTTTGCCTCATCATGTGCCTACAGCAATGGGGCCAAGTGACTTATGGACTTAAATCTTTGAAATaattaaccaaaataaaatttttccttcctttaagttgattttttcaggtattttgtcacagcaacaaaatttTCACTTCATTCTAAGTGAAACccagtttatttcttttattttactataaaacaGACTACTGTATTTTCTGCAGGATACAGGAGGACATACATTGAGAGAATAAGAAATATCTGGAAGTTCATATGCATcttccatttttaagttttaaaccCAGAACTTGGAAAGGATAACACTCACCTGGTTTCCTCTTTGATCTACAGATTCTTTGTAGCAGATGAGAAGAGGGCCAATGAGCCCAGAAGCTAGATCTCTCTCCAGATTAATGAAACTAGAGTAATATCGGGTCAGGCATCGAGGATCTGATTTAGTTGGCCCATCTTCTACAGTTATTGTCCATTTATACTTGAATATTTCTCCTGGCAGTATTGGCAAATCCTTCAAATGTTTTACACCTACCCACAACCAAATCCAGAAATAGCTCAATTAGAATATAACAAGCCACATATTAGTAATGTTAAGTTGAATAGTTTGGCTTAAAACTGGTTCCATACATATTTTAAGTTTGTCTAAAGGTTTTCTTTAAATAGTAACCATGTTGCTATTGCAAAGGTTCTACAAATCtgtatgtatgtaagaaatttctCAGTAAATGGAAACTAAAATGGCCCCTGGTATAAGATTTACTAAattttttatcaataaaaatggGTCCAGCagacttttgtttaaaaaatatatatgaagaagaaaaatattctaagggccaaaggaaaataaaagacattaaagAGAGTGGCATTCCAGAACTGATTATCCAGTTGATTGTGGTAGGGAATAAGGAAGGAGaacttatttgatttttaatagtaAAACCATTGGAATTATAGACAAGAGAATAATCAGAGTTCAGAAATAAGCATATGTATAAAAagtaacttatttaaaaaacacaaatgttgtttttggatttaaaatttttagaataaatatgtaaacaaagcAAGCAAATATATAATTGTGaagtcaaaaaacaaagaattagcACTATAAGCAATGTTTAGAGATTTTGAGATGAAACaccaaaaatctaaaacaaaaatgattaaaaatgaatgCCTCAGCTGTGAGTGgtggtgcatgtttgtaatcccatgggcttgggaggctgaggcaggaggattgcgggttcaaagccagcatcagcaatggtgaggaactatgcaactcagtgagaccctgtctctaaataaaatataaaaagtgttggagatgtggctcagtggttgagtgcccctgagttcaatccctagtactcccctcaaaaaaaatgaaagcctcTAGGAAGTGGAACTTACAGCCCTTCAATAGCTTAAACCTTAAGCAACtatgattttgataaaataaatcattaaaattaaaatttagaaagaatatttatagtataaatttcattaaaaggaaaatattttactcaAACTACTAAAAATGAGTAATcgtaattgaaatataaaattaccaGACTATCAACAAGCATATCAAAACTAACACAATATGACCAGGTTAAAATCTCCAATTGATAGATGGTGACTGGGTAAACTAATAAAAACCATATGTATGCTTTTTATGTGGACAAGACCTAAcatgaaataaacaaacatatggGAAAATAATATCACGGAAAAGATAAACTAATTAAGCATATGTGGCAatactaaaattagaaaaaaataattcaagttaAGGATCATAAAAGACAACCAAGGAGATTTTATTGATAAAAGGTGTAATCCATGACAAAGATATgtcatgaatcttttttttttaattttttaaagttgttgatggacctttattttattcatttatttttacatggtgctgagaatctaacccagtgcctcacacatactaggcaagagctctaccactgagtcccaaccccagccctatgtcaTGAATCTTTAAGcaacaaataatgaaattaaaagtagaaatattaaaatattagatatCAAAAGTGTGGAATGAAGCCAAAAACTAAACTCAGAGGAAAAAACATGACCTTCATATCAGAACAATCAGCTTTAAGATTTTAGGGCACTTAAGAGTTGCAGCCTAAAGTTACACCACATCAATTCTAGGAAGCCTTAGGGGTGTTTTACATAAGCTATCAAAGAGTCACTTCAAGTACTTTTGCTATTACCTTTTGGCAATCTCCCTGAGTATAAAGGACTGACATCAGTGATTCCATGAGGGTAGATGTTATATGGCCGGCTTGCTTGATTCTTAAATATAATCTGAAAAGTAAAATGAGATATAAGATACCCTAAGACAAGTAAGGTCAACAAGAAAACTGTGGCCTATCTCCAGAAAACCAAAAGCTGCCTTTATCCATATTATAAGAATTTGAGCCtagataaaattcaaaaacattttttcatgaaattgttTAGACAGCAACTTATGTTTCTCATTGAAGGtccctttccatttcttttatcttttcttttcttcccccccccccatccattgctgaggctggctttgaacttgcgaacctcctgtctcagcctccacgcccctgggattacaggcatgcgccaccaccctggtgccttttcatttctttaaaaatgattccaattgtttcaataaatatttcctgcaCCTTCTTATGCTTATGCTAATTGCATGAGGATACTGCTTCCTCTCAGTCTTTTCCATTGTTCAGAGAAGGAGACAGTGATTCAGATGATAAAATGTTCTTCGTTGAAGGAGCAAACCTGACTAGAAGGACAATTGATTATAGCATCAAGCAGGAGTGGCAAGTGGTATCATCTGATTTAAAAGAGCtttaaaagagaggaaggaagcagagatGAAGACTCATGGAGACATTAATTATTCCTCTACATCTGCAGATGTGTGATAATGAAGGttaaaaaatctacttttggggctggggctgtagctcagtggtagagtgcttgcctagcatgtatgaggcactgggtttgattctcagcaccatgtaaaaataaataaaataaaggtccattgacttttttaaaaaaatatgtttttaaaaaatctactttcaCTTGTACTCATCTTAAAAGCCCATTCATTTGGTaaaacacatatttcttttttccccacatttttttggtgaattatatttatacatactgaTGGGGTTTGTTGTTAAAACCACCTATTTCTTATCATATTAACACTCTTATTTATtcctttcaaatattaaaattttctttccctttcttgtaAGAACACAAGCTAAGATTTCCAGTATAATAGATGTGTTACCTTTCTTGTCCTGATCTTAAATAGGAGGATTTCTGCATTTTACCAAGAATGATActtagtggggttttttttgttgttgttgttgtttatatctTTACCAGGACAATAATTCCCTTATAATACCAATTTGTTGTTAAATTTATGAATAGTTGCTGAATTTTGACAAACGATTTTTTCTGCAGCTATTGAAATTATCAaatgttcttttccctttttatgcttttatgtgTTAATGTGGATTACACATTTGATTTTCTTAGATTAAGCTAATTTATTACTCCTGGGATAATTCTGTCACAATGTATTATCTTTTATATACATTACTGTGTTGGGTTTAGATTttcatttaggattttttttaacctgtgttTATAATGCTACTgatctgtaattttaattttaactttcctTTCTCCTATTGTCTTGGTCAGGTTTACAACCAATATTTGTTGAACTAGAAAAATAAGCTGTCAGTCTCTATGTAAGCTTTGAAACATGGCTCCCAAATTCATTGACATTCTTCCCATCAAGAGATggaccatattttcttttctttcatgataGATGGGTGGGCTTTGACTAATCTCAACTAATAGATCATGTCATGAAGTGCTATGTTACTTCTGATGATGGTCATAAAAGGTGATAAACCTTATGACTTGCTTACTAGAACACACACAGTTGGAACCCTGAGCCTACATGAAAGAAGTCTCACTATGGTGTGAAGAAAGCCACTATAGTGTGAGAAAGCCAAGCCAAATATTTTGAGTCTTATCCATGTTGCAGAATGTGAGTCATCTCTTTTactaaaaggcaaaatatttatataatttgaaaagaaatcagattatagctcatttcttttaattgctgaataatatttcaattttatggacataacacattttgtttatccattcaccaactGGTGAACATTTCTGTTTGGGTActgaggtttgaatccaggggtgttttaccactgaactgcatccccagccctttttta
This window of the Urocitellus parryii isolate mUroPar1 chromosome X, mUroPar1.hap1, whole genome shotgun sequence genome carries:
- the F8 gene encoding coagulation factor VIII isoform X3, with protein sequence MLLSHPADEVLYISLQNIWDFSQNHRKFTFFLLGAKDILENSYTFISAVEHFLAIRAMQIELSSCFFLCLLQFSFSAIRRYYLGAVELSWDYMKSDLLSELHVDTRFPPRTQRSFPFNTSVMYKKTVFVEFTDHLFNIAKPRPPWMGLLGPTIQAEVYDTVVITLNNMATHPVSLHAVGVSYWKASEGAEYDDQTSQREKEDDKVFPGERHTYVWQVLKENGPMASDPPCLTYSYLSHVDLVKDLNSGLIGALLVCREGSLAKERTQMLHQFVLLFAVFDEGKSWHSETKGPLTQDMDSPPAGPLPRMHTVNGYVNRSLPGLIGCHRKSVFWHVIGMGTTPEVHSIFLEGHTFLVRNHRQASLEISSVTFLTAQTVLMDLGQFLLFCHISSHQHDGMEAYIKVDSCPEEPELRMKNNKEEEEYDEYLDSEMDVFRFDDANSSSLIQIRSVAKKHPKTWIHYIAAEEEDWDYAPSVLTSNDTSYKSQYLNNGPQRIGRKYKKVRFVAYTDKTFKTRETIQYESGILGPLLYGEVGDTLLIIFKNQASRPYNIYPHGITDVSPLYSGRLPKGVKHLKDLPILPGEIFKYKWTITVEDGPTKSDPRCLTRYYSSFINLERDLASGLIGPLLICYKESVDQRGNQMMSDKRNVILFSVFDENQSWYLTENMQRFLPNAVEVQLQDPEFQASNVMHSINGYVFDSLQLSVCLHEVAYWYILSVGAQTNFLSVFFSGYTFKHKMVYEDTLTLFPFSGETVFMSMENPGLWVLGCHNSDFRNRGMTALLKVSSCDRNIGDYYENTYEDIPTYLISENNVIQPRSFSPNLRHLSPRKQFKAISIQENDIKKIDPQFEEERTGIIKVQSVSSDFLMLLGQSPTPRGLSLSDLQKATYETIPDDYSPGATDSNEGLSEVVHLRPELHHDEDIVFTPDPGLQSGSNENLGTTVAVDLKKFNSKVLGSPNNLSENLAAGPEKTNSLGTPNMPVYFSSQLSYILFGTKSSPITGSGVSLSLSERNDSKLLEADLMNSKENSLGKNVSLMKSKGLLKKKIIHTPSLLTKDNASSLTKDNALFKFNISLIEANKTSNNSILNGRNYPDSPTFLIENSTSAWQDTVLESNTGLREVTSLIQDKMLIMHKNNPALRLNYVSNKTTPLKNMEIGYQKRVGPVLQDSENPDMSFFRMPFLPESANWQQKTHAKNFLNSGLKQLISLASKKSVKDQNFLSEKNKVVITEDEFTKDTELKEMIFPRNRTIFLTNLTHVQENDTHNQEKKFQEDIEKNEALIQENVVLPQGYTMTGNKNFLKNLFLLSTRQNVSLDEGTYIPVLQDARSVNDSTNRTEIHMAHLSKSKEEEETNLKGLVNQTKQIMEKYISTTRMSLNPCQKNVIVQHGKQTSKEFRLPLEETELEKGLIANDSSSQSSKNMKYLTHIDYNKKQEKTIIQSPLSDFPVMNHDITQMNSSTLPITKISPFPSIIPTDLTKIPSQDNSSHFLAYSYTFRTESSRAQERSHFLQGAKRNNLSLSILSLEMIRDQRKVGSMRTSATNSVMYNESNVLLKPVLPKVSGKVELLLKLPIYQKDLLTRETSRDSPGHLEDMENILLQKTPRPIKGNKTNRPGEVPFVKVAMESSEKTPSKLPGPTLQLEQEDIDYDDTISFVTKREDFDIYGEDENQGPRSFQKKTRHYFIAAVERLWDYGMSRSSHVLRNRDQSGSVPQFKKVVFQEFTDGSFTQPLYRGELNEHLGLLGPYIRAEVEDNIVVTFKNQASRPYSFYSSLISYKEDQGQGTEPRKNFVKPNETKTYFWKVQYHMAPTKDEFDCKAWAYFSDVDLERDVHSGLIGPLLICHTNTLNPAHGRQVTVQEFALFFTIFDETKSWYFRENMERNCRAPCNIQMEDPTFKDNYRFHAINGYVMDTLPGLVMAQDQRIRWYLLSMGSNENIHSIHFSGHVFTVRKKEEYKMAVYNLYPGIFGTLEMLPSKPGIWRIQCLIGEHLYAGMSTLFLVYSKQCQIPLGMASGHIRDFQITASGQYGPT